The Congregibacter litoralis KT71 genome contains a region encoding:
- a CDS encoding aldehyde dehydrogenase family protein produces MREHLKFYINGEWVDPAVPKPFDVIDPAHETVCARISLGSEADVDRAVAAAKAAFATYGMSSREERIALLERCIEVYQSRYHDIAEAIRMEMGAPKGLAETAQAHTGLGHMQQALDVLRNYEFEEDLGPHRIIKEPIGVCGMITPWNWPVNQIACKVAPALAVGCTIVLKPSEIAPLSAQIWAEVMHEAGVPAGVFNMVNGDGPTVGAALSKHPDVDMMSFTGSTRAGTQVAMNAAPTVKRVTQELGGKSPNIVLDDADLEDAVTRGCMSMFMNSGQSCNAPSRMFVPAARLAEVEAIARGVADAVVVGDPAEEGTQLGPVVSEAQFNKIQGLIQAGIDEGATLVAGGTGRPAGLEAGYYVKPTVFSGVNNTMTIAREEIFGPVLAILPYESEEEAIAMANDTPYGLAGYVQSGDIERARSVGRRIRAGNIHINGAPGGYEVPFGGFKQSGNGREWGEHGFTDYLEIKALEGFAA; encoded by the coding sequence ATGCGTGAACATCTTAAGTTTTATATCAATGGTGAGTGGGTTGACCCCGCGGTCCCCAAGCCCTTCGACGTCATCGACCCGGCGCATGAGACCGTCTGTGCCCGTATTTCCCTAGGCTCCGAGGCGGATGTCGATCGCGCCGTCGCGGCGGCAAAGGCGGCGTTTGCGACCTACGGCATGAGCAGTAGAGAAGAACGCATCGCGCTCCTGGAGCGCTGCATTGAAGTCTATCAGTCGCGCTATCACGATATTGCCGAGGCCATTCGAATGGAAATGGGCGCGCCCAAGGGATTGGCAGAAACCGCTCAGGCACACACGGGGCTGGGGCATATGCAGCAGGCCCTCGACGTTCTTCGCAATTACGAGTTTGAGGAGGACCTCGGTCCTCACCGGATCATCAAGGAACCCATTGGTGTCTGCGGCATGATCACGCCGTGGAACTGGCCTGTGAATCAGATTGCCTGCAAGGTGGCTCCGGCACTGGCTGTGGGTTGCACCATCGTACTCAAGCCCAGCGAGATCGCGCCCCTGTCGGCACAGATCTGGGCTGAAGTCATGCACGAAGCCGGCGTGCCCGCGGGCGTCTTCAATATGGTGAACGGCGATGGACCTACCGTCGGAGCCGCCTTATCGAAGCATCCGGATGTGGACATGATGTCGTTTACCGGCTCCACGCGCGCTGGCACCCAGGTCGCCATGAACGCAGCGCCCACGGTGAAGCGTGTGACCCAGGAACTGGGCGGCAAGTCTCCCAACATCGTTCTTGACGATGCGGATTTGGAAGATGCGGTGACCCGCGGTTGCATGAGCATGTTCATGAACAGCGGTCAGTCCTGTAATGCACCGTCGCGTATGTTTGTACCCGCGGCTCGATTGGCCGAGGTAGAAGCCATCGCGCGGGGCGTGGCCGACGCCGTGGTCGTGGGCGACCCGGCCGAGGAGGGCACGCAGCTGGGCCCCGTGGTTTCCGAGGCGCAGTTCAATAAAATTCAGGGACTGATTCAGGCCGGCATTGACGAGGGCGCAACCCTGGTTGCCGGTGGGACAGGTCGTCCCGCTGGTCTGGAAGCGGGCTATTACGTCAAACCCACGGTTTTCTCCGGGGTGAACAACACCATGACTATCGCCCGGGAGGAGATTTTCGGACCGGTGCTGGCAATCCTCCCCTATGAGAGCGAGGAGGAAGCTATCGCCATGGCCAACGATACGCCCTATGGGCTGGCGGGCTATGTGCAGAGCGGGGATATCGAGCGCGCTCGCAGCGTGGGCCGCCGCATCCGCGCGGGTAATATCCATATCAACGGTGCTCCCGGCGGTTATGAAGTACCTTTTGGTGGCTTCAAACAATCCGGTAACGGACGGGAGTGGGGAGAGCACGGCTTCACGGATTACCTGGAAATCAAGGCGCTGGAGGGCTTTGCGGCCTGA